Genomic window (Gammaproteobacteria bacterium):
GGCGGGGTCCCGCATAACGGCGAGCAGCATCGCGGCGCCGCGCACGGTGCGCGCGAACGGACCGGCCGTGTCCTGGCTCGTCGCGATCGGAATGATGCCCTCGGCGCTTACCAGCCCGACGGTCGGCTTGATGCCGACGACACCGTTCACGCCGGCCGGACAGACGATCGAGCCGTCGGTCTCGGTGCCGACCGCGAGCGGCGCGAGCCCGGCCGCGACCGCCACCGCCGAGCCGCTCGACGAGCCGCACGGGTTGCGGTCGAGCACGTACGGATTCTTGGTCTGGCCGCCGAGGCTGCTCCAGCCGCTCGTCGATTGCAGCGAGCGGAAGTTCGCCCACTCGCTGAGATTCGCCTTCGCGAGAATGACGGCGCCCGCCGCCCGCAGCCGCGCGACGACCTCCGCGTCCGCGGCGGCGTGATGATTCGCGAGCGCAATCGAGCCCGCACTCGTCGCGATCCGGTCGCCCGTATCGATGTTCGCTTTCAGCACGACGGGGAGCCCGTGCAGCGGGCCGACCGGGCCTTCTTCCGCGAAGCGGCGATCGAGCTCGCGCGCGATCTCGATCGCGTCGGGGTTGATCTCGATGATCGCGTTCAGCTCCGGACCCGCGTCGTCGACGGCCGCGATTCGCGCGAGAGCGGCCCTCGTGAGTCGCTCGGCCGACACGCGGCCGGACCCGAGCGCCTCGGCCAGCGCCGGCGCGTCGAGATCGAGCCAGGCAGAGTCGGCGCCGGGCGCGGAGTCGAGCGGCGCAGTGCCGGCCGGCTCGTCGGTGCACGCGACGGC
Coding sequences:
- a CDS encoding amidase family protein, producing MSTAAGCAPSFEARSRARARLRSAAALLAVWLAAVACTDEPAGTAPLDSAPGADSAWLDLDAPALAEALGSGRVSAERLTRAALARIAAVDDAGPELNAIIEINPDAIEIARELDRRFAEEGPVGPLHGLPVVLKANIDTGDRIATSAGSIALANHHAAADAEVVARLRAAGAVILAKANLSEWANFRSLQSTSGWSSLGGQTKNPYVLDRNPCGSSSGSAVAVAAGLAPLAVGTETDGSIVCPAGVNGVVGIKPTVGLVSAEGIIPIATSQDTAGPFARTVRGAAMLLAVMRDPAAGEDPRNGAPATTLAGDFRAEPSDSAALADLAGVRLGVVRDYDGAGADASVEAAFERWLAMLRDAGAELVDPIELRLPAELRAAELEVLLHEFKAGIDRYLAAVEDGPRSLDALIAFNEEHAAEVM